The following coding sequences are from one Elusimicrobiota bacterium window:
- a CDS encoding HD domain-containing phosphohydrolase produces the protein MDVSGISLAGAKILLVEDDPQAAGILEPILISKGFSVAVARDGVEGLEKVKILSPDILLLDVHMPRMDGMEVCRRVKADPATRLIPVVMLTAFSDLDKKLTALEAGADDFVNKPYNALELLTRIKSLLRVKYLNEQLDCAEDVLFSMARAIEAKDSYTQGHVERVSRLAMGLGERLSLSDEELDSLRKGGVLHDIGKIGIPDRILNKAGPLTTEERLIVRMHPVQGAKICEKLKSIRGAVPIIRHHHERLDGTGYPDHLSGDEIPVLARIMTIVDIYDALTTTRSYRKRLPQEVALEILWDEVNKGWWDKRILTEFSAMLREGEIDADPRAAAR, from the coding sequence ATGGATGTTTCGGGAATCAGTCTCGCTGGCGCAAAAATCCTTCTGGTTGAAGACGACCCTCAAGCCGCAGGAATTCTAGAACCCATCTTAATTTCAAAAGGTTTTTCCGTGGCCGTCGCGCGCGACGGCGTGGAAGGTTTGGAGAAAGTTAAAATCCTTTCCCCGGACATTTTGCTCCTGGATGTCCACATGCCCCGCATGGATGGAATGGAAGTCTGCCGGCGAGTAAAAGCCGATCCAGCGACCCGCCTCATCCCGGTGGTGATGCTGACGGCGTTCAGCGACCTCGACAAAAAATTGACCGCGCTCGAGGCCGGAGCGGATGATTTCGTCAACAAACCGTACAACGCGTTGGAGCTTCTCACGCGCATCAAATCCCTCCTGCGCGTGAAATACCTGAATGAACAGCTCGATTGCGCGGAAGACGTGCTTTTTTCAATGGCCCGCGCCATCGAAGCCAAGGATTCCTATACGCAAGGCCATGTCGAACGGGTCTCCCGCCTGGCCATGGGTCTCGGGGAACGGCTGAGTCTTTCCGACGAAGAACTCGATTCGCTCCGCAAAGGCGGGGTGTTGCATGACATCGGGAAGATCGGCATACCGGATCGAATTTTAAATAAGGCCGGTCCCTTGACGACGGAAGAGCGGTTGATTGTCCGGATGCATCCGGTCCAGGGGGCCAAAATCTGCGAAAAACTGAAGTCCATCCGCGGCGCCGTCCCGATTATTCGTCACCATCACGAACGCCTGGACGGTACCGGTTACCCGGACCATCTGTCCGGGGATGAGATTCCTGTTTTGGCGCGAATCATGACCATTGTCGACATTTATGATGCGCTGACCACCACGCGGTCCTATCGCAAGCGCCTGCCGCAGGAAGTGGCTCTCGAGATCCTGTGGGACGAAGTCAATAAAGGCTGGTGGGACAAACGAATTTTAACCGAATTTTCGGCCATGCTTCGCGAGGGGGAAATTGACGCGGATCCCCGCGCGGCCGCCCGCTGA
- the hemC gene encoding hydroxymethylbilane synthase produces MTRLRLGTRRSPLAQAQSRWVTDQLHQAFTDLQVEWVLITTSGDTRPSSSEATPRSSSPAGSGGGSMDSPPVTGGNDVRGVGDDGIVRSATNLKTLFTKEIEDALLDDRIDLAVHSMKDMPIELPEGLVIGAVPLREDPRDVWISREDRPFREVPAGARVATGAIRRQAQLRHMRPDLELVPLRGNVDTRLRKLSEGSFDGLVLALAGLKRLGQEKEVTEVFSLERLLPAVGQGALAIETRPEDRLVSYLGSMNHQPSFLAVQAERAFLKTLGGSCQTPIAAYAHLSDGQLVLDGLVASPDGRRLVRDVEKGPLDEASGIGARLAEKLLTSGAHAILFPQK; encoded by the coding sequence ATGACCCGTCTCCGTCTCGGAACGCGTCGAAGCCCTCTCGCTCAAGCGCAATCCCGCTGGGTGACAGACCAGCTTCATCAGGCCTTCACGGATCTTCAGGTGGAATGGGTCCTGATCACGACGAGTGGCGACACCCGACCATCCTCGTCCGAAGCCACTCCGCGATCGTCATCCCCCGCGGGTTCTGGCGGGGGATCTATGGATTCCCCCCCAGTGACCGGGGGGAATGACGTAAGGGGAGTGGGAGATGATGGCATTGTCCGTTCTGCCACTAACCTCAAAACCCTTTTCACCAAAGAAATCGAAGACGCGTTGCTCGACGATCGTATCGACCTGGCTGTTCATTCCATGAAAGACATGCCGATTGAGCTCCCGGAAGGACTGGTAATCGGAGCGGTCCCTCTCCGGGAAGATCCCCGCGACGTCTGGATTTCACGTGAGGACCGGCCTTTCCGGGAAGTGCCGGCAGGCGCCCGGGTGGCCACCGGCGCAATCCGGCGTCAAGCGCAGCTCCGCCACATGCGACCGGACCTTGAGCTGGTCCCGCTTCGAGGGAACGTCGACACCCGCCTCCGGAAACTTTCAGAAGGAAGTTTCGACGGATTGGTTCTGGCGCTGGCCGGTTTGAAACGCCTCGGGCAGGAAAAAGAAGTCACCGAAGTTTTTTCACTGGAAAGGCTTCTCCCCGCCGTTGGGCAGGGAGCGCTGGCCATCGAGACGCGTCCGGAGGATCGTCTGGTGTCTTATCTGGGCTCCATGAATCATCAACCCAGCTTTTTGGCGGTACAAGCGGAGCGTGCTTTTCTGAAAACCCTTGGAGGGAGTTGCCAGACTCCTATTGCCGCGTACGCGCATCTTTCGGACGGACAACTGGTCCTCGATGGGCTGGTGGCCTCGCCGGATGGCCGGCGGCTCGTCCGAGATGTTGAAAAGGGTCCACTCGATGAAGCCTCCGGCATCGGCGCGCGTTTAGCTGAAAAACTGCTGACGAGCGGTGCGCACGCGATTCTTTTCCCGCAGAAATGA
- a CDS encoding NAD-dependent epimerase/dehydratase family protein, producing MKIGITGVNGFIGSVTAERLLRAGHAVRGLVRTPGSSATRTPIETVKGDLTDPRSLEQFAAGLEAVIHCAARTSEGAPDARQSQAVNVDGTSALLAACRAAGCRRFIHISSQSARPENPTAYGHTKWLSEELVRSSGFSYTILRPSTVYGPGTRGLFWKMVHLTKSVRIIPVIGRGLEQFRPVHVDDIAFAIEACLQGPASLQHTYDLGGADVVTFGGFVQAIADCLGVSVRQIHLPVWACRLAAQLLSWMPSPPMTIDNIVGMEQLQSCDNGPAERDFGYKPRGLAEGLGQTLKG from the coding sequence ATGAAAATAGGCATCACAGGTGTTAACGGATTTATCGGATCGGTGACCGCGGAGCGTCTCCTTCGCGCCGGTCATGCGGTCCGAGGACTCGTACGGACCCCGGGATCATCGGCAACCCGCACCCCTATCGAAACCGTGAAGGGCGACCTGACCGACCCCCGGAGCCTGGAGCAATTTGCCGCAGGACTTGAGGCCGTGATTCACTGTGCGGCCCGCACCTCGGAAGGAGCCCCGGATGCGCGGCAGAGCCAGGCGGTCAACGTCGACGGAACGAGCGCGCTTCTGGCGGCCTGCCGGGCCGCAGGATGCCGCCGCTTTATTCATATCAGCTCTCAATCCGCCCGCCCGGAAAACCCAACGGCCTACGGACATACCAAGTGGCTCTCCGAGGAATTGGTCCGGTCTTCCGGGTTTTCCTATACAATCTTGCGTCCGAGCACCGTCTATGGGCCGGGCACGCGCGGCCTCTTCTGGAAAATGGTTCATCTCACGAAGTCGGTCCGGATCATTCCGGTTATCGGCCGGGGCCTGGAACAATTCCGGCCGGTGCATGTGGATGATATCGCCTTCGCCATTGAAGCCTGTCTTCAGGGACCCGCGTCACTCCAGCACACCTATGATCTCGGAGGAGCGGACGTCGTCACCTTCGGCGGATTTGTTCAAGCGATCGCCGACTGCCTCGGGGTTTCCGTCCGGCAGATTCATCTGCCGGTGTGGGCTTGCCGTTTGGCCGCTCAGCTCCTGAGCTGGATGCCTTCACCGCCGATGACCATTGATAATATCGTGGGGATGGAGCAACTGCAGAGTTGCGATAACGGACCGGCGGAGCGGGATTTTGGATACAAGCCGCGTGGGCTAGCCGAAGGGCTTGGGCAGACGCTGAAAGGTTAA
- a CDS encoding glycosyltransferase family 39 protein yields MKPHPPKKPKEPPEEFPASWRSGPAIFPILLAIWSVLVTYLYFDRLPIHPDSLLSILDQWTQMRFWHPYLLKGLVGILTASWILWACVQVGQGVLDRLCPGGSLTSLERLVFGGGIGIGVLSNAVLLLGAVRLWYASVFYAGLAGITGLAWFYRKNKPLTASLQQPSAKPGFWNTAWHIALAVAACLWLLGSLSPEVFFDSLHYHLGIPAQYGLEHRLLSVPSLLYANFTMTLQMLYGLGITIGNTLTAKFLHLGMAGLLGLALFGFSRRYLSAETAMLSVILFLGIPMTGITLTTAGIDIGYSALQFLAAFALIRALDETSTPSGNRAWLWIAGGLTGLSASCKYTGFPFVPIAGLLIVWRRWDEHQSGRIILNQLIHFMAAASLFILPQLIKNMVFNHNPVYPFLGTHWGIPRIDVTEWNRFFYDQNPRLLATELRHWDSALRFIFHPWFLTLENKNELGLLGPLCLLALPALFWVRARTPAFQMLRRYAALTWLLWLLTTKVLRYSLPMLALASPLFAETLIMASRSAWIRTLVLGSVLAGTLNNFSMLAKMIHQVGGWQVVGGWVPEAEYLGEMHPTYPPPSYDALAWMNTHLPAQAKVLFMGDCRSYYLERRAVPSSTPGGQAIVKIIRESRDGTEVARRLREEGVTHLFLNFGEAVRTEGYQLFPWDPVSWPVLTDFWNHSVRLLWKKENFTPGQLKSLYVYELLSETDAARPHEIPLNFLGRWAPSVAAQKQLK; encoded by the coding sequence ATGAAACCTCATCCCCCCAAAAAACCGAAGGAACCGCCGGAAGAATTCCCGGCCAGCTGGCGATCCGGTCCGGCCATATTTCCTATTCTGCTGGCGATCTGGTCTGTTCTCGTGACCTATCTCTATTTTGACCGCTTGCCGATTCATCCGGACAGTCTTTTATCCATACTGGATCAATGGACTCAAATGCGCTTCTGGCATCCTTATCTGTTGAAAGGATTGGTTGGAATTCTCACGGCGTCCTGGATTCTCTGGGCCTGTGTTCAAGTGGGCCAAGGGGTGCTGGACCGCTTGTGCCCGGGAGGCTCGTTGACCTCGCTCGAACGTCTGGTTTTCGGCGGCGGGATTGGCATCGGCGTCTTATCTAATGCCGTGCTTCTTCTGGGAGCGGTACGGCTTTGGTACGCCTCTGTCTTCTACGCGGGGCTGGCCGGGATCACCGGCCTGGCCTGGTTCTACCGGAAAAACAAACCGTTAACGGCTTCGCTCCAACAACCCTCCGCAAAACCCGGCTTTTGGAACACCGCCTGGCACATCGCGTTAGCGGTGGCGGCCTGTCTTTGGCTCCTGGGCAGCCTCAGCCCGGAGGTCTTCTTTGATTCCCTGCACTATCATCTGGGAATACCGGCCCAATACGGCCTGGAACATCGCCTTCTGTCAGTCCCCAGCTTACTGTATGCCAATTTCACGATGACGCTTCAGATGCTTTATGGGCTCGGGATCACGATCGGGAACACCCTGACCGCTAAGTTCTTGCACCTGGGCATGGCGGGGCTTCTGGGCCTGGCCCTGTTTGGCTTCAGCCGGCGGTACCTTTCGGCGGAAACAGCGATGCTGTCGGTCATTCTTTTTCTGGGAATCCCCATGACCGGCATCACGCTCACCACCGCCGGCATCGATATCGGCTACAGCGCCCTGCAGTTCCTGGCGGCTTTCGCGCTGATCCGGGCACTCGACGAAACGTCGACCCCGTCCGGCAACCGCGCCTGGCTCTGGATCGCCGGCGGACTGACCGGTTTATCCGCGAGCTGCAAATACACTGGATTTCCGTTTGTCCCGATCGCCGGCTTGCTGATTGTCTGGCGCCGCTGGGATGAACACCAGAGCGGACGGATCATCCTGAATCAGCTGATCCATTTTATGGCGGCCGCTTCTCTTTTTATTCTCCCTCAATTGATCAAAAACATGGTGTTTAACCACAACCCGGTCTATCCCTTCCTCGGAACACACTGGGGAATCCCGCGCATCGACGTGACGGAATGGAACCGCTTCTTTTACGATCAAAACCCGCGCCTCCTGGCGACGGAGCTTCGCCACTGGGACAGCGCGCTTCGTTTCATTTTCCATCCCTGGTTTCTTACGCTGGAAAACAAAAATGAGCTGGGGCTTCTCGGGCCGCTCTGTCTGCTGGCCCTGCCGGCTCTATTCTGGGTCCGCGCACGAACCCCCGCCTTTCAAATGCTGCGGCGGTACGCGGCCTTAACCTGGCTCCTGTGGCTGCTGACAACGAAAGTCCTGCGCTACAGCTTGCCCATGCTGGCGTTGGCCAGCCCGTTGTTTGCTGAAACACTTATTATGGCCAGCCGTTCCGCGTGGATCCGAACCCTCGTGCTGGGAAGCGTTCTGGCAGGAACCCTCAATAATTTTTCGATGCTGGCGAAGATGATCCACCAGGTGGGCGGTTGGCAGGTAGTCGGCGGATGGGTCCCGGAAGCGGAGTATCTGGGGGAAATGCACCCGACGTATCCCCCCCCGTCTTATGACGCGCTGGCCTGGATGAATACGCATCTCCCGGCCCAGGCGAAAGTTCTTTTCATGGGAGATTGCCGCAGCTATTACCTCGAACGGCGAGCGGTCCCCAGTTCCACTCCCGGCGGGCAAGCGATCGTCAAAATCATCCGGGAGTCCCGCGACGGAACGGAAGTGGCCCGGCGGCTGCGCGAGGAAGGGGTGACCCATCTTTTCTTAAATTTTGGCGAAGCGGTCCGGACCGAAGGTTACCAATTGTTCCCCTGGGACCCCGTGAGCTGGCCTGTGTTGACCGATTTCTGGAACCATTCTGTCCGGCTTCTCTGGAAGAAGGAGAATTTCACTCCGGGACAGCTGAAGAGTCTTTATGTGTATGAACTTCTCTCCGAAACAGACGCCGCCCGGCCGCATGAGATTCCGCTTAATTTTTTGGGTCGCTGGGCTCCGTCTGTAGCAGCGCAAAAGCAATTAAAGTAG
- a CDS encoding NAD-dependent epimerase/dehydratase family protein, giving the protein MVNALIGHTGFIGSHLLRQASFGALYNSNNIESIRGQRFDLVVCAGAPADKWRANQNPEADKTNLEHLMDCLKDVSARRLILISTIEVYPDPWKVDEESNVNSEKATPYGRHRWQLERFVAEHFDRCIVRLPELFGLGLKSNAIFDLIHRNQLQKLHADSQFQFYPINHLWDDLKKVITYSMKVINIATEPVTLSEVSSDVFRTPFENRPAVIPAYYDVQSQYVQHWNGSNGYLYNKSAIFDELKAFVDAERRAQKQ; this is encoded by the coding sequence ATGGTCAATGCCCTTATCGGACATACCGGATTTATCGGCAGCCATCTCCTGCGCCAGGCGAGCTTTGGGGCCCTTTACAATTCGAACAATATCGAATCCATTCGAGGCCAACGCTTCGACCTGGTGGTCTGCGCCGGAGCGCCGGCGGATAAATGGAGGGCCAACCAGAATCCCGAAGCGGATAAGACCAATCTCGAGCACTTGATGGATTGCCTGAAGGACGTGAGTGCCCGCCGGCTTATTCTCATTTCAACCATCGAGGTTTATCCGGACCCTTGGAAAGTCGATGAAGAATCAAACGTAAATTCGGAAAAGGCGACTCCTTATGGGCGTCATCGCTGGCAGCTGGAACGGTTTGTCGCGGAACATTTTGACCGATGTATTGTTCGTCTGCCGGAACTTTTCGGGCTCGGGCTCAAAAGCAATGCGATTTTTGATTTGATTCATCGCAATCAACTCCAAAAACTTCATGCCGACAGCCAGTTCCAGTTCTATCCCATCAATCATTTATGGGATGACTTGAAGAAGGTGATTACGTATTCCATGAAGGTCATCAACATCGCCACCGAACCGGTGACGCTGTCGGAAGTGTCCAGTGACGTTTTTCGAACACCGTTTGAAAACCGCCCGGCTGTTATTCCCGCCTATTATGATGTCCAATCGCAATACGTCCAACACTGGAACGGTTCCAATGGATACCTTTATAATAAATCAGCTATATTTGATGAACTAAAAGCCTTTGTAGACGCAGAACGCCGCGCGCAGAAACAATAA
- a CDS encoding glycosyltransferase family 9 protein: MNILTMKWIDLLVGIPLCVLLTPLAWIGRHILRPAVLQVEEKSDILFIKMMGIGSILLATPAVRAVRSQFPGARLHLVTFRNARHMADNLRIFDEIHSLRTANLWVFGYDTVVFLFHSWRQGYVVAFDFEFFSKFSVVLAFLSGACHIVGFRSPLVFRGSLLTHPVYFNHYRHVTENFVSQVRAIGADTTDLLLSPMRYNAEDESFVVSFLSQQAVPSDARLILVNIHAGDLCLERRWPAAYYRELVQALRKRYTDVWFLFVGAPKEKAYVDETLQSIEDKFRILNAAGFSLYQMAALMRRSALLISNDSGPLHFAESVELPTVSFFGPAPVNLFSPKGPRHRILYARVECSPCLNYYGLTRPICQGNNVCMKNILPEQAEQVVVEQLERWHPEDAPTGAS; the protein is encoded by the coding sequence ATGAACATTCTGACCATGAAATGGATCGACCTGCTGGTCGGCATTCCACTGTGTGTCTTGTTGACCCCCTTGGCCTGGATCGGACGGCACATCTTGCGGCCGGCGGTCTTACAAGTCGAAGAAAAGTCTGACATTCTGTTCATCAAAATGATGGGGATTGGTTCCATCCTTCTGGCCACCCCGGCGGTGCGGGCCGTCCGCTCCCAATTCCCGGGAGCCAGACTCCATCTGGTGACTTTCCGGAACGCCCGGCACATGGCGGACAATCTACGGATTTTTGACGAAATCCATTCCTTGCGCACGGCCAATCTTTGGGTGTTTGGCTATGACACGGTGGTCTTTCTCTTTCACAGCTGGCGGCAGGGGTATGTGGTCGCTTTTGATTTTGAATTTTTCTCCAAGTTTTCAGTCGTGCTGGCTTTTCTCTCCGGAGCCTGTCATATCGTTGGTTTTCGCTCGCCCCTGGTTTTTCGTGGATCACTCTTGACCCATCCGGTTTATTTCAATCATTACCGCCATGTGACTGAAAACTTTGTCTCTCAGGTGCGCGCCATCGGCGCGGACACGACCGACCTCTTACTCAGCCCCATGCGCTATAACGCGGAGGACGAATCGTTCGTCGTCTCTTTCCTGTCACAACAGGCGGTTCCATCAGACGCCCGGCTTATTCTGGTCAACATCCACGCCGGCGATCTTTGCCTGGAACGACGGTGGCCGGCCGCGTACTACCGCGAGTTGGTCCAAGCCCTGAGAAAACGGTATACGGATGTCTGGTTCCTGTTTGTGGGGGCACCGAAGGAAAAGGCTTACGTCGATGAAACACTTCAGTCGATTGAAGATAAATTTCGGATTCTGAATGCCGCAGGATTTTCACTCTATCAGATGGCCGCGCTCATGAGACGCAGCGCGCTTCTCATCAGCAATGACAGCGGTCCGCTTCATTTCGCTGAATCTGTCGAGCTGCCCACGGTTTCGTTCTTCGGCCCGGCTCCGGTGAATCTATTCAGCCCCAAAGGGCCCCGGCACCGGATTCTCTATGCGCGGGTGGAATGCAGCCCCTGCCTGAATTACTACGGGCTGACGCGGCCCATTTGTCAGGGAAACAATGTCTGCATGAAGAACATCCTGCCCGAGCAGGCTGAACAGGTGGTCGTCGAACAGCTGGAACGTTGGCACCCGGAAGACGCGCCGACCGGCGCGTCTTAA
- a CDS encoding tautomerase family protein, which produces MPFVHIRMFPRPQEVKKALAKELTQVISKHCTITDDHTWIVFEDVPREQWSMGGKLQNEK; this is translated from the coding sequence ATGCCGTTTGTTCACATTCGCATGTTTCCTCGTCCGCAGGAAGTGAAGAAAGCCCTGGCGAAAGAACTGACCCAGGTGATCAGCAAGCACTGCACGATCACCGACGACCATACGTGGATCGTCTTCGAAGACGTGCCGCGTGAACAATGGAGCATGGGCGGAAAATTGCAGAACGAGAAATGA
- the ald gene encoding alanine dehydrogenase, producing the protein MIIGVPREIKEGEFRVALTPGGAEALCSAGHQVRIQKDAGLHAGFTDQDYRKAGAKITPAASSVWAADLVLKVKEPLPKEFAYFRPSQILFTFLHLAPNPKLVQALIKNRVNAIGYETMEEKDGKLPILEPMSEIAGRIAAMVGAYYQANPLGGNGVLFSGMPGVSPAHVVILGGGTVGENAAKIASGMGSRVTILERRAERMRYLDEILPHVATVMADPAAIRATVPSADILIGAVHVAGARTPQLVSRSLVRQMKPRSVIVDVAIDQGGSCQTSRPTSHFKPTYETEGVLHYCVPNMPGAYGRTSTLALTNATLPYILVLAREGLARVVRGSPVFRKGIQCAQGQVVCRPIAETQKLPTFDYPVEKLIK; encoded by the coding sequence ATGATCATCGGCGTTCCCAGAGAAATTAAAGAAGGCGAGTTCCGTGTTGCCCTCACGCCCGGCGGCGCCGAAGCCCTGTGCTCCGCCGGTCACCAGGTGCGGATCCAAAAAGACGCCGGCTTACACGCCGGATTCACGGATCAGGACTACCGCAAAGCCGGCGCCAAAATCACCCCGGCCGCTTCCTCCGTTTGGGCGGCGGATCTTGTCCTGAAGGTCAAAGAACCGCTTCCAAAAGAATTCGCCTACTTTCGCCCGAGCCAGATTCTCTTCACATTTTTGCACCTCGCACCAAACCCGAAGCTGGTCCAAGCCCTTATCAAGAACCGCGTGAACGCCATCGGATACGAAACCATGGAGGAAAAAGACGGTAAACTTCCCATTTTAGAACCGATGTCGGAAATCGCCGGGCGCATCGCCGCGATGGTCGGCGCGTATTATCAAGCCAATCCGCTGGGAGGCAACGGCGTCCTTTTCAGCGGGATGCCGGGCGTATCCCCTGCCCATGTGGTGATCCTGGGCGGCGGAACCGTCGGAGAAAACGCGGCCAAGATCGCTTCCGGCATGGGGTCGCGCGTGACCATTCTCGAGCGCCGGGCCGAACGCATGCGTTATCTGGATGAGATCCTGCCTCATGTGGCGACCGTCATGGCGGATCCAGCCGCGATCCGGGCCACTGTTCCCAGCGCGGATATTCTTATCGGAGCCGTCCATGTGGCGGGAGCGCGCACCCCCCAGCTGGTGAGCCGCTCACTCGTCCGGCAGATGAAACCGCGCAGCGTAATTGTCGATGTGGCGATTGACCAGGGCGGTTCCTGCCAGACCTCACGTCCAACCAGCCATTTTAAACCGACCTATGAGACGGAAGGCGTCCTGCACTATTGCGTTCCCAACATGCCCGGGGCTTATGGCCGGACCTCCACGCTGGCGTTGACCAATGCCACTCTCCCCTACATCCTTGTCCTGGCGCGCGAAGGATTGGCGCGAGTCGTTCGCGGCTCGCCGGTTTTCCGAAAAGGGATTCAATGCGCTCAGGGACAGGTCGTGTGCCGACCTATCGCGGAAACGCAAAAACTCCCGACTTTTGACTATCCCGTCGAAAAGTTGATAAAGTAA
- a CDS encoding Gfo/Idh/MocA family oxidoreductase, whose protein sequence is MQKTAIIGLGKIGLMHAAVVNVVPNAALACLIDSNTSLVGRAKSLIGEQIPFYPSLEEALRHQALDAAVICAPHFAHEPIAALCLERGLHVFSEKPMANSLQAAERMRTLARAKGRVHAVGFMKLHYPHYQKVAALLKEGAIGALQSFRATLRLSQVMRPPKGWMYEPALSGGGMVMTCGCHALSLLYRWFGIPQRLKAEGRSVYSQRVEDEARVEMEFASGLKGTFDASWSVPGYPFEQTQVEIQGTQGTIVAHDSGFSLRQPSGPASKETFFHRSQFDRATYDFSPDYGGEGYFNEEADFIACCESGGQPVVTFDDGWAIQRVIDAIYRSFKEGPVTLHD, encoded by the coding sequence ATGCAGAAAACCGCGATCATCGGATTAGGAAAAATCGGTCTCATGCACGCTGCGGTGGTCAACGTGGTTCCCAACGCCGCGCTCGCCTGCCTGATCGACAGCAACACCTCCCTCGTTGGACGCGCCAAAAGCCTGATCGGAGAACAAATTCCTTTTTATCCGTCGCTGGAAGAAGCGCTTCGTCATCAGGCGCTCGATGCCGCGGTGATCTGCGCGCCCCACTTCGCCCATGAGCCGATCGCCGCGCTCTGCCTGGAGCGCGGACTTCATGTGTTCTCGGAAAAACCCATGGCCAACTCGCTTCAGGCCGCGGAGCGGATGCGGACGCTGGCGCGGGCCAAAGGACGGGTTCACGCCGTCGGGTTCATGAAACTTCACTACCCCCACTACCAGAAGGTGGCGGCGCTGCTGAAGGAAGGGGCGATCGGCGCGCTTCAATCCTTCCGGGCCACACTGCGCCTCAGCCAGGTCATGCGTCCTCCCAAAGGATGGATGTATGAACCGGCGTTGTCCGGCGGGGGCATGGTGATGACTTGCGGATGCCACGCGCTTTCCCTTTTATACCGCTGGTTTGGAATCCCTCAGCGCCTCAAGGCGGAAGGACGTTCCGTTTACTCCCAGCGCGTGGAGGATGAGGCCCGGGTGGAGATGGAATTCGCCTCAGGGCTCAAGGGGACCTTTGACGCTTCCTGGAGCGTGCCGGGATATCCGTTCGAACAGACGCAGGTCGAAATTCAGGGGACGCAGGGAACGATCGTGGCGCACGATTCCGGCTTCAGCCTTCGCCAGCCGTCCGGCCCGGCCTCAAAAGAAACCTTTTTTCACCGTTCCCAATTCGACCGGGCCACCTACGATTTCAGCCCGGATTATGGCGGGGAAGGTTATTTCAATGAAGAGGCCGATTTTATCGCTTGCTGCGAAAGCGGGGGACAACCGGTTGTGACGTTTGACGATGGCTGGGCGATCCAGCGCGTGATCGACGCGATCTATCGCTCTTTTAAGGAAGGACCGGTCACGCTCCATGACTGA
- the hemA gene encoding glutamyl-tRNA reductase, with translation MPLVVGLNHETAPLPLREKLANLSAHLSETLWRLKEPFSLNGMVLLSTCHRIEIYACSTHRAETREALARQLQAQAQVESLRSCLYYQEGEKAVRHLFRVASGLDSMVKGENEILNQVKQAYLSAKQNGSTDKLLNVLFQRSLYVGKRVRTETALSSGFSSIGSLAVTMAECIFGSLRDRRILILGAGKMAEQTAKVLLSQNVKAILVSNRTFERAQELAAQFGGQAIPFEEGLRQMALVDVVICSTAAPHPVIGPELIKTVMQRRQGQPLSLIDIAVPRDVDPAVQAIDNVHVYNIDDLQSIVDDSQSKRSREIQAAEILVEEETREFARWLQAHRSGCWHGLRHHPTPCPAAIA, from the coding sequence ATGCCGCTTGTTGTCGGACTCAATCACGAAACCGCCCCCCTCCCGCTCCGAGAGAAGCTGGCAAATTTATCTGCCCATTTGTCGGAGACGCTGTGGCGCTTGAAGGAACCCTTCTCTCTGAACGGGATGGTTCTGCTTTCCACCTGCCACCGGATCGAAATCTATGCCTGTTCGACCCATCGCGCCGAAACACGCGAAGCGCTCGCCCGGCAACTTCAAGCGCAGGCCCAGGTGGAAAGCCTTCGTTCCTGCCTTTATTACCAGGAGGGCGAGAAAGCGGTTCGCCATCTGTTCCGGGTCGCGTCCGGCCTAGACTCGATGGTTAAAGGAGAGAACGAAATCCTGAACCAGGTTAAACAGGCCTATCTGTCAGCGAAACAAAACGGATCCACCGACAAACTTTTGAATGTGCTTTTTCAACGCAGCCTTTATGTCGGCAAACGGGTGCGTACGGAGACGGCCCTTTCATCAGGATTCTCTTCGATCGGAAGTCTCGCTGTCACCATGGCCGAGTGCATCTTCGGGAGCCTTCGCGATCGCCGCATCCTGATCCTGGGAGCCGGCAAAATGGCGGAGCAGACAGCGAAAGTCCTTTTATCTCAAAACGTGAAAGCCATTCTGGTATCCAACCGTACGTTTGAGCGCGCGCAAGAACTGGCCGCTCAATTTGGCGGCCAGGCGATCCCTTTTGAAGAAGGACTGCGCCAGATGGCCCTCGTGGATGTGGTTATCTGCTCAACCGCCGCGCCGCATCCTGTGATCGGACCGGAGTTGATCAAAACGGTGATGCAACGCCGGCAAGGACAGCCCCTTTCCCTGATCGACATCGCCGTGCCGCGGGATGTCGACCCGGCTGTTCAGGCCATCGACAACGTTCATGTTTATAACATCGACGACCTGCAATCCATCGTCGACGACAGCCAATCGAAACGATCCCGTGAAATTCAAGCGGCCGAAATACTCGTTGAAGAAGAAACCCGCGAATTTGCCCGCTGGCTTCAGGCGCATCGCTCCGGATGTTGGCACGGCTTGCGGCATCATCCAACTCCCTGTCCCGCGGCCATCGCATGA